One part of the Tunicatimonas pelagia genome encodes these proteins:
- a CDS encoding class I SAM-dependent methyltransferase: protein MEYEDNPKSVKYYVKQYLLKNSSKFARKVVIDFPTGSGVTSRILKSVGAHPMPFDIFPEFFEVEGLTCQKADIQEGIPINNHVADYLICQEGIEHFSDQIQAFREFNRVLKPGGELIITTPNYGSLRSRLSYFLGESERYNTLMPPNELDSIWFSGDDNSSDFYLGHIFLMGIQKLRVIARLAGFEIIDIQFTRARPTSTLLLPLFYPLIYLSNLINYRKNLRKKNGIDRKIKAKVYGEIFKLGVNIKLLVDGHLFVCFKKTNAVDQVKSELKKHIQPDELII, encoded by the coding sequence ATGGAATATGAAGACAACCCAAAGAGCGTAAAGTATTACGTAAAGCAGTATCTCTTAAAGAACAGTTCTAAGTTTGCCAGAAAGGTCGTGATAGACTTTCCAACAGGTAGTGGAGTTACTTCGCGAATACTTAAATCTGTGGGAGCTCACCCAATGCCCTTCGATATTTTTCCTGAGTTTTTTGAAGTAGAGGGTCTTACATGTCAGAAAGCAGATATCCAAGAGGGTATTCCTATTAACAACCATGTGGCAGATTACCTTATATGCCAGGAAGGTATTGAGCACTTCTCTGATCAAATTCAAGCATTTCGTGAATTTAACCGGGTACTAAAACCAGGTGGAGAGCTAATTATAACAACTCCTAATTATGGTAGTTTGCGCAGTCGTTTAAGTTACTTCTTAGGAGAGTCCGAAAGGTATAATACACTAATGCCCCCCAATGAATTAGACTCTATATGGTTTTCAGGAGATGATAACAGTTCGGATTTTTACCTGGGACATATATTCCTTATGGGGATACAAAAGTTACGAGTCATTGCTCGGTTAGCAGGTTTTGAGATTATTGATATACAGTTTACCCGCGCTCGTCCCACTTCTACTTTGTTGTTACCTCTCTTTTATCCCTTGATCTACCTATCTAACCTAATTAACTATCGTAAAAATCTCAGAAAGAAGAATGGAATTGATCGGAAAATTAAGGCCAAAGTATACGGAGAAATATTCAAGTTAGGAGTGAATATTAAACTTCTGGTAGATGGTCATTTATTCGTTTGCTTTAAGAAAACTAACGCAGTTGATCAGGTGAAAAGTGAGCTAAAAAAACATATTCAACCTGATGAGCTAATTATATAG
- a CDS encoding YqaA family protein, translated as MSDREKLWFFARNLARGVLALIIVVGGFILLKDRVNLDYFQWLAPIYEQPVLVYLIYSASELLFGIIPPEIFMIWALRLEDVSGYLLNVGALALISYLAGVLGYLIGNYLNHTRFYTYFRKRVFGHYERYFQSFGAFLIVVAALTPLPFSGVSMLIGSVDFPAKKYLVYATIRFVRFAAYSYVVWQANAL; from the coding sequence ATGTCTGATCGGGAAAAGCTTTGGTTTTTTGCGCGCAACCTAGCCCGGGGCGTACTTGCTCTAATTATTGTGGTTGGTGGGTTTATACTGCTGAAAGACCGAGTAAACCTGGACTACTTTCAGTGGTTAGCTCCCATTTATGAGCAGCCGGTGCTGGTATACTTGATCTATTCGGCTTCAGAGTTACTGTTTGGAATTATCCCTCCGGAGATTTTTATGATCTGGGCGTTGCGGTTAGAAGATGTAAGTGGCTACTTACTCAATGTTGGCGCATTGGCCTTAATCTCTTATTTGGCTGGGGTGCTAGGATACTTGATCGGAAACTACCTGAATCACACTAGGTTTTATACCTACTTCAGAAAAAGAGTTTTCGGGCATTACGAACGCTACTTTCAGAGCTTTGGTGCTTTTTTAATTGTAGTAGCGGCTTTAACACCGCTTCCATTCTCGGGAGTGAGTATGCTGATTGGTTCGGTAGATTTTCCGGCTAAGAAGTACTTGGTTTACGCAACTATCCGGTTTGTTCGATTTGCTGCGTACTCTTACGTGGTGTGGCAAGCCAATGCCCTCTGA
- the topA gene encoding type I DNA topoisomerase, producing MAKNIVIVESPAKAKTIEGYLGGDYIVTSSYGHVRDLPKDDTGVDVDNGYQPTYQVSPDKKDVISQLKKLVKDADTIFLASDDDREGEAISWHLKEVLNLKDDQTRRIVFREITKKAIQKAIQSPRGIDTDLVNAQQARRILDRLVGYELSPVLWKKIKRGLSAGRVQSVAVRLVVEREREITEFQSKSSYKVTANFLLDNGSVLKADLPKKFATEEEARDFLNTCLSAEFTIAKLEKKPIKRSPAPPFTTSTLQQEASRKLSFSVSQTMTLAQRLYEAGKISYMRTDSTNLSEEAVESASGEILSAYGDQYLQKRKYKTKSDSAQEAHEAIRPTNFSEKEVSSDRNQQRLYELIWKRAIASQMADAQIERTTATIDISTSNLNLVATGEVIKFEGFLKVYIESSDDEDEDEKKGMLPPLTEGQKLDLDEMKARQTFTRHPPRYTEASLVKKLEEMGIGRPSTYAPTISTIQKRGYILKEDRDGYDREYREMTLVKKVGGIPQNKVDEKVLTERTGTEKRKLFPTDVAMVVNDFLAEHFDTVIDYSFTAEVEKEFDEIAQGKKAWDKMIDEFYQQFHPKIKTSEEIDRSTIKTDRPLGEDPKTGLPVIVRLGKFGPIAQIGESEGEEKPKYASLRTGQFIETITLEEALELFKLPRDVGEYESEVMTAAIGRFGPYIRHNGKFYSLTKEDDPLTVEEDRAIEIIEAKREADKNKYIKVFDSDPEVQVLNGRYGPYIKVGKKNVKIPKDKEPEELTLEECLELAEKAPEKKGRGGGRKKKS from the coding sequence ATGGCAAAAAATATAGTGATTGTTGAGTCTCCGGCGAAAGCCAAAACAATAGAAGGGTATTTAGGAGGAGATTACATTGTTACCTCTAGCTACGGTCACGTTCGTGATCTCCCCAAAGATGATACTGGAGTAGATGTAGACAACGGCTACCAGCCTACGTACCAAGTTTCTCCTGATAAGAAGGACGTAATATCTCAACTTAAAAAGCTAGTAAAAGATGCTGATACGATCTTCCTAGCGAGTGATGATGACCGCGAAGGAGAGGCAATCTCCTGGCATTTAAAAGAAGTACTAAATCTGAAGGACGATCAAACCCGACGGATTGTATTTCGGGAGATTACTAAAAAAGCGATCCAGAAAGCTATTCAATCTCCCCGGGGTATTGATACCGATTTGGTAAACGCTCAGCAGGCCCGTCGTATTCTCGACCGCTTGGTGGGTTACGAGCTTTCTCCGGTGCTGTGGAAAAAAATTAAGCGCGGACTTTCAGCCGGTCGGGTGCAATCGGTCGCCGTGCGATTGGTGGTAGAACGCGAACGAGAAATAACCGAATTCCAATCTAAGTCGTCGTACAAAGTTACTGCTAACTTCTTATTGGATAATGGCAGCGTACTAAAAGCAGACTTGCCCAAGAAGTTTGCTACCGAAGAAGAAGCCCGCGATTTTCTTAATACCTGCCTCAGTGCTGAGTTTACGATTGCTAAGCTGGAGAAAAAACCCATCAAGCGATCGCCCGCCCCGCCCTTCACGACTTCTACTTTGCAACAAGAAGCTTCGCGGAAACTAAGCTTCTCGGTATCGCAAACCATGACATTGGCTCAGCGCTTGTATGAAGCAGGAAAGATCAGCTACATGCGAACCGATTCTACCAACCTGTCGGAAGAAGCAGTAGAGAGTGCTTCGGGAGAAATTTTAAGTGCCTACGGCGATCAGTATTTGCAGAAGCGTAAGTATAAAACCAAATCTGATTCAGCTCAGGAGGCTCACGAAGCTATCCGGCCTACTAATTTCTCCGAAAAAGAAGTCAGCAGCGACCGTAACCAGCAACGCCTCTACGAACTCATCTGGAAACGAGCAATTGCTTCGCAAATGGCTGATGCTCAGATAGAACGAACCACCGCCACCATCGACATTTCCACCAGCAACCTTAATCTGGTAGCTACTGGCGAGGTTATTAAATTTGAGGGGTTTCTGAAAGTATACATCGAGTCTTCCGACGATGAAGATGAAGATGAGAAAAAAGGAATGCTTCCGCCGCTTACCGAAGGGCAAAAACTAGATTTAGACGAGATGAAAGCCCGCCAAACCTTTACTCGGCACCCCCCTCGCTATACTGAAGCAAGTTTGGTGAAAAAACTGGAGGAAATGGGCATTGGTCGTCCATCTACCTACGCTCCCACAATTTCTACCATTCAGAAGCGAGGCTATATTTTGAAAGAAGACCGCGATGGCTACGATCGAGAATACCGGGAAATGACCTTGGTAAAGAAGGTGGGCGGCATCCCGCAAAATAAAGTAGATGAAAAAGTACTGACCGAACGAACGGGTACCGAAAAACGCAAACTCTTCCCTACCGATGTGGCCATGGTTGTGAATGACTTCTTGGCTGAGCATTTTGATACCGTGATTGATTATTCTTTCACCGCTGAAGTAGAAAAAGAATTTGATGAGATTGCCCAGGGCAAGAAAGCTTGGGATAAGATGATTGACGAATTCTACCAGCAATTTCATCCTAAAATAAAGACTTCGGAAGAGATTGACCGCTCGACGATAAAGACTGATCGCCCGCTAGGTGAAGATCCTAAAACTGGCCTTCCGGTCATTGTGCGCTTGGGTAAGTTTGGTCCTATCGCTCAGATTGGGGAAAGTGAAGGAGAAGAAAAGCCTAAATATGCTAGTCTGCGTACTGGTCAATTTATTGAAACTATTACCCTAGAAGAAGCTCTAGAGCTATTCAAACTCCCGCGCGATGTAGGTGAATACGAAAGTGAAGTGATGACAGCGGCTATTGGCCGATTCGGCCCGTACATTCGGCACAATGGCAAATTCTACTCTTTGACCAAAGAGGACGATCCTCTGACGGTAGAAGAAGACCGCGCTATTGAAATTATTGAAGCTAAGCGTGAGGCCGATAAAAACAAGTATATCAAAGTATTTGATTCTGACCCCGAAGTGCAAGTGCTGAACGGAAGATACGGTCCCTACATAAAAGTGGGCAAGAAGAATGTGAAGATTCCGAAGGATAAAGAACCGGAAGAACTTACCTTGGAAGAGTGTCTGGAACTAGCCGAAAAAGCTCCCGAGAAAAAAGGCAGAGGTGGTGGAAGAAAAAAGAAGAGTTAA
- the sixA gene encoding phosphohistidine phosphatase SixA, with amino-acid sequence MVKQLLLVRHGEAKDSQGQQADASRDLTARGYQDAVRVGNYLKEQGWQPDVIISSPAVRATATAQMVAEQLHYPAQQIDFRPGLYEASLRTFLAIINEQDNQLSRILAVGHNPTVSYLIEYLTGEEVGNVVPGGFALVEFAVESWSEVSQRTGSLAMYKPPTNIA; translated from the coding sequence ATGGTTAAACAACTACTTTTAGTTCGCCACGGCGAAGCAAAAGATTCTCAAGGTCAACAGGCAGATGCTAGTCGGGATTTGACTGCGCGAGGTTACCAAGATGCAGTACGAGTAGGAAATTACCTGAAAGAACAGGGGTGGCAACCGGATGTCATCATTAGTAGTCCCGCAGTGCGAGCTACAGCTACTGCCCAAATGGTAGCAGAACAACTGCACTACCCCGCTCAACAGATTGATTTTAGGCCAGGGTTATACGAGGCTTCTCTCCGGACTTTTCTTGCTATTATTAACGAACAGGATAACCAACTCAGCCGTATTTTGGCGGTGGGGCATAATCCTACCGTAAGTTATTTAATTGAATATCTCACAGGAGAAGAGGTAGGTAATGTGGTGCCCGGCGGGTTTGCTTTAGTAGAATTTGCGGTAGAAAGTTGGAGTGAGGTGTCGCAGCGCACAGGCTCGTTGGCTATGTACAAACCCCCCACAAATATAGCATAG
- a CDS encoding M23 family metallopeptidase has protein sequence MSKIKYYYDTETCKYERVRVSRWDVLLNISGFIVLVLVAGVSLVIIFDTYFESPKAARLKKENDELTFYYDMLSKDMDRANKMLESLQERDNNVYRTIFEAEPIPLSVRSAGVGGVNRYQDLLENGLEREEVIVNTFQRIDQLKRQLYIQTRSYDNLLEMAENKSEILATIPAIQPVSNKELRRLASGFGMRVHPIYKVKMMHPGVDFSAPKGTPVYATGGGKVKQVKSSFTGYGKQIIIDHGYGYQTRYAHLQDFNVKVGQEVERGQCIGYVGNTGTSTAPHLHYEVFKDDERVNPIYYFYQDITADEYEILVQLASIENQSL, from the coding sequence ATGTCAAAAATTAAATATTACTACGATACAGAAACTTGTAAGTACGAGCGGGTACGCGTAAGCCGCTGGGATGTTTTACTAAATATCTCGGGCTTTATTGTACTTGTGCTGGTAGCGGGTGTCAGTTTGGTGATTATTTTCGATACATACTTCGAGTCGCCTAAAGCAGCTCGTTTGAAGAAAGAAAACGATGAACTGACGTTTTACTACGATATGCTCAGCAAAGATATGGATCGGGCGAATAAGATGCTGGAATCATTGCAAGAGCGAGATAATAATGTTTACCGAACCATTTTTGAAGCTGAACCTATTCCGCTTTCGGTACGCAGTGCGGGAGTAGGCGGAGTAAATCGCTACCAAGATTTGTTAGAAAACGGACTAGAGCGGGAGGAGGTTATTGTAAATACTTTTCAACGGATTGATCAGCTAAAACGACAGTTATACATTCAGACCAGATCGTACGATAACCTTCTGGAGATGGCTGAGAATAAATCAGAGATTTTGGCTACTATTCCGGCCATACAGCCAGTTTCTAATAAGGAGCTACGCCGATTAGCTTCTGGTTTCGGAATGCGGGTTCACCCCATTTACAAAGTAAAAATGATGCACCCCGGCGTAGATTTCTCGGCTCCGAAGGGTACTCCGGTATACGCTACCGGTGGTGGAAAAGTGAAGCAAGTGAAAAGCTCATTTACTGGCTATGGTAAGCAGATAATTATTGATCATGGCTACGGTTATCAAACTCGTTACGCTCATCTGCAAGACTTTAACGTAAAAGTAGGGCAGGAAGTAGAGCGCGGGCAGTGCATTGGCTACGTAGGAAATACCGGAACCTCTACCGCTCCCCATCTACACTACGAGGTATTTAAAGATGACGAGCGGGTAAACCCTATTTATTACTTCTATCAGGATATTACGGCTGATGAGTACGAGATTTTAGTGCAATTAGCTTCCATTGAGAATCAATCTTTATAA
- a CDS encoding potassium channel family protein — MVYRAWKKYLGWSKELIFNRLSFGLLLLTASLIIGQIGYTLIEEYSTIDAFYMTVITLSTVGFTEVRELSDAGRIFTSFYIIFNLGIFAYAVGTITSYFVEGEFAELYRRYTIGRKVERLQDHVIVCGLGRNGSRTCEELQNSQHPFVVIELKPEIVEQYAVTDEIQYVIGDATTDEVLQAAGVERAEAIITTLPRDADNVFITLTARELNPNIKIIARATDERAEKKLHRAGADQVVMPDAIGGVHMARLITQPSVIEFLNILSGTGSNSLKLEDIMYDELQKLYQNKTLRELNIRQHTGATVIGFRHQSKRFTFNPHGDLKFEVGDTMIIVGTEQNLQAFRDYYT; from the coding sequence ATGGTTTATAGAGCTTGGAAAAAGTACCTAGGTTGGAGCAAAGAACTCATTTTCAATCGCCTTAGTTTTGGCTTATTGTTGCTAACGGCGAGCTTAATTATTGGGCAAATTGGGTATACACTTATTGAGGAGTATTCCACCATTGACGCCTTTTACATGACCGTAATTACACTGTCTACGGTTGGTTTTACCGAAGTACGCGAACTTTCGGATGCTGGTCGCATCTTCACTAGCTTTTATATTATATTTAATTTAGGAATATTTGCCTACGCTGTTGGTACCATCACCTCTTATTTTGTAGAAGGTGAGTTTGCCGAATTGTACCGGCGTTATACCATTGGTCGTAAAGTGGAAAGATTACAAGATCATGTTATTGTATGCGGACTGGGCCGGAATGGCTCTCGCACCTGCGAGGAGTTACAAAATAGCCAGCATCCATTTGTAGTCATTGAACTCAAACCCGAAATTGTTGAGCAGTATGCAGTTACTGATGAAATTCAGTACGTTATTGGCGATGCCACCACTGATGAGGTGTTACAGGCGGCGGGAGTTGAACGAGCGGAGGCGATCATTACTACGCTCCCGCGTGATGCCGATAATGTTTTTATTACCCTAACCGCGCGGGAGTTGAATCCGAATATTAAAATTATTGCCCGGGCTACCGATGAGAGAGCCGAGAAAAAACTTCACCGAGCCGGAGCTGACCAAGTAGTAATGCCCGATGCCATTGGGGGAGTGCATATGGCTCGTCTTATTACGCAGCCCTCCGTTATTGAGTTTCTAAATATTTTATCAGGAACAGGATCTAATAGTTTGAAGCTAGAGGATATTATGTACGATGAACTTCAGAAGCTGTATCAGAATAAAACCTTGCGGGAACTAAATATTCGTCAGCACACCGGAGCTACTGTTATCGGATTTCGTCACCAGTCTAAGCGATTCACATTTAATCCGCATGGTGACCTAAAATTTGAAGTAGGCGATACCATGATTATTGTGGGAACCGAACAGAACCTTCAGGCTTTTCGAGACTATTACACCTGA
- a CDS encoding phage holin family protein: MFVAILVNAVSVFLSAYVLRGVMINNFWTALVVAVLLAIINAVVKPILIFLTIPITVLTLGLFILVINALLLMLVDALLEGLKIKNFGWAVVFGTVLSIINGLLSWILNV; encoded by the coding sequence ATGTTCGTCGCTATTTTGGTAAACGCAGTATCAGTGTTTTTGTCGGCCTACGTACTGCGTGGAGTAATGATAAATAACTTCTGGACGGCGCTGGTCGTTGCAGTATTACTCGCAATTATTAATGCAGTGGTTAAGCCCATCTTAATTTTTTTAACCATTCCTATTACGGTACTTACACTGGGGCTATTCATTTTGGTAATTAATGCGTTGTTGCTTATGTTGGTTGATGCCCTACTGGAAGGGTTGAAAATAAAGAATTTTGGTTGGGCAGTAGTATTCGGTACTGTGCTCTCAATCATCAATGGTCTGCTGTCTTGGATACTGAATGTCTGA
- a CDS encoding DUF4136 domain-containing protein, which produces MKALSTVALLTLLFFASCMGYKEFPVESDYSFEGEFRRYKTFNFLDTRSSGADSSLQNDVIESAIRARMELQGYEYTTRDPRLLVSYKIFYDSLFFTGYDQPDIELFIEYEENIDQEMDPVKYNLRQGTLLVLMYDRERKKSIWQGYASGVFGDSFYSDKRYLQGAVRSIFDQYKVFAEGFAVQKKKVSRN; this is translated from the coding sequence ATGAAAGCACTTTCTACCGTTGCGTTGTTAACCTTGCTCTTTTTCGCGAGCTGTATGGGATATAAAGAGTTTCCTGTGGAGTCGGATTACAGTTTTGAGGGCGAGTTTCGTCGCTACAAAACATTCAACTTTCTGGACACGCGCAGTTCGGGAGCGGACTCTAGTCTACAAAATGATGTCATCGAGAGCGCGATTCGTGCCCGCATGGAGTTGCAAGGCTACGAATACACTACTCGCGACCCGCGTTTGCTCGTTTCTTACAAAATATTTTACGACAGTCTGTTCTTCACAGGATACGACCAGCCTGATATTGAACTCTTCATTGAGTACGAAGAGAACATTGACCAGGAAATGGATCCAGTAAAGTACAATCTGCGCCAAGGAACGCTTCTCGTATTGATGTATGATCGCGAGCGCAAGAAATCTATTTGGCAAGGCTATGCTTCAGGGGTATTCGGTGACAGCTTCTACAGCGATAAGCGCTATCTGCAAGGAGCCGTACGGTCAATTTTTGATCAGTACAAAGTATTTGCCGAAGGCTTTGCGGTGCAGAAAAAGAAAGTTAGCCGTAATTAG
- the alaS gene encoding alanine--tRNA ligase: MTSQEIRSAFIQFFEQKQHQFVPSAPIVNKDDPTLMFINAGMNQFKDYFLGNKPAPYSRVANSQKCLRVSGKHNDLEEVGLDTYHHTMFEMLGNWSFGDYFKPEAIAWAWELLTEVYKLPKDRLYASVFGGDEQDGLGLDQEAYDYWKEIIDEDRILLGSKKDNFWEMGDTGPCGPCSEIHIDLRPQQEIDKKPGKELVNQDHPLVVEIWNLVFMQFNRQASGELHPLSAQHIDTGMGFERLAMAIQNKESNYDTDVFAPLIEQVSQRANVRYGDQEETDIAIRVIVDHIRAIAFTIADGQLPSNNKAGYVIRRILRRAVRYGYTFLGLKEPFLYQLVPTLSQQFADIFPELQRQQDFVGKVVQEEESSFLRTLEVGLRKLDQIKEEYQDEKEIPGAVAFELYDTFGFPFDLTALIARESGYSVDESGFKQEMEEQKSRSKAATSTDTGDWTVLLEEVETTFVGYDTLTSEAKIVKYRQVQEKKSSYYQLVLDKTPFYAEGGGQVGDTGALESANEQIFIFDTKKENNLIVHFTKKLPTNVETTFTCQVNSDKRKSTENNHSATHLLHAALRQVLGNHVQQRGSLVNDQLLRFDFSHFAKMTDEEIQQVEHLVNERVRENIHLEELRKIPIDEAKAMGAMALFGEKYGDEVRVIVFDQDYSVELCGGTHVPATGHLGFFKITSEGSVAAGIRRIEAITGRAAETYVREQDELLSTIKETLKSPRDLQKAVQALVEEKNQLQRQIDALQQEKASGIQQELASKTQTINDTSVIIEKVALPQADMLKQLSFNLKNQVDNLVMVIAANIQGKPQISVVIDEKLTKTHDLHAGQLVKQLAKHIKGGGGGQPFFATAGGKDVTGLEKVLEEADVLIKNTLGT, from the coding sequence ATGACTTCTCAGGAAATACGCTCGGCTTTTATTCAATTTTTTGAACAAAAACAGCACCAATTCGTGCCTTCCGCCCCTATTGTGAACAAAGATGATCCCACCCTTATGTTCATTAATGCGGGAATGAACCAGTTTAAAGACTATTTCTTGGGAAATAAACCAGCACCTTACTCTCGGGTAGCCAACAGCCAGAAATGTCTGCGAGTCTCTGGTAAACACAACGATTTAGAAGAGGTAGGGTTGGATACCTATCATCATACTATGTTTGAAATGCTGGGCAACTGGTCGTTTGGCGATTATTTTAAGCCAGAAGCCATTGCCTGGGCCTGGGAGCTACTTACCGAAGTATACAAATTGCCAAAAGACCGCTTGTACGCCTCTGTTTTTGGTGGCGATGAACAAGACGGTCTGGGTTTAGACCAGGAAGCTTACGATTACTGGAAAGAAATTATTGATGAAGACCGGATTCTGCTAGGTTCAAAAAAGGATAATTTTTGGGAAATGGGCGATACTGGTCCCTGCGGCCCCTGTTCGGAAATTCACATTGACTTACGCCCCCAGCAAGAGATTGACAAAAAACCGGGAAAAGAACTAGTCAATCAGGATCATCCGCTGGTAGTTGAAATCTGGAACTTAGTTTTTATGCAATTTAACCGACAAGCATCGGGTGAGCTGCACCCACTGTCGGCTCAGCATATTGATACCGGAATGGGCTTCGAGCGGCTGGCGATGGCTATTCAGAACAAAGAATCCAATTATGATACCGACGTTTTTGCCCCGCTCATTGAGCAAGTAAGCCAACGAGCTAACGTTCGCTACGGCGATCAGGAAGAAACTGATATTGCCATCCGCGTAATTGTCGACCATATTCGGGCTATTGCGTTTACCATTGCTGATGGTCAACTACCTTCTAATAACAAAGCGGGATACGTTATCCGTAGAATTCTCCGTCGGGCGGTGCGCTACGGCTACACTTTTTTGGGATTAAAAGAGCCTTTTCTCTACCAATTAGTACCTACGCTTAGCCAGCAGTTTGCCGATATTTTTCCCGAGCTTCAGCGACAACAAGATTTTGTTGGGAAGGTAGTTCAAGAAGAGGAAAGTTCATTTTTGCGAACGTTAGAAGTTGGATTGCGAAAGCTCGATCAAATAAAAGAAGAATACCAAGACGAAAAGGAAATTCCGGGGGCGGTTGCCTTTGAGCTATACGATACCTTCGGCTTTCCGTTTGATCTGACAGCTCTGATTGCCCGGGAAAGTGGCTATTCGGTAGATGAAAGCGGGTTTAAACAGGAGATGGAAGAGCAAAAAAGCCGATCCAAAGCGGCTACTTCTACTGATACGGGTGATTGGACAGTTTTGCTAGAAGAGGTAGAGACTACCTTTGTAGGCTATGATACCTTAACTTCCGAAGCTAAAATTGTGAAATATCGGCAGGTTCAGGAGAAAAAATCTTCTTACTACCAATTAGTATTGGATAAAACTCCGTTTTATGCCGAAGGTGGTGGTCAGGTGGGTGACACCGGAGCGTTAGAATCAGCCAACGAGCAGATTTTCATCTTTGATACTAAGAAGGAGAATAATCTGATAGTCCACTTTACCAAAAAACTACCCACGAATGTAGAAACTACTTTTACTTGTCAGGTAAATTCCGATAAGCGAAAGTCTACCGAAAACAACCACAGTGCCACTCATCTGCTCCATGCTGCGCTACGGCAGGTACTGGGCAACCACGTGCAACAACGTGGTTCATTGGTCAACGACCAGCTACTTCGCTTTGACTTTTCGCACTTCGCGAAGATGACCGATGAAGAAATTCAGCAGGTAGAGCATCTGGTTAACGAGCGTGTCCGGGAAAATATACACTTGGAAGAGCTACGAAAAATCCCGATTGATGAAGCCAAAGCAATGGGAGCAATGGCTTTGTTTGGCGAAAAATACGGCGATGAGGTACGGGTAATTGTATTTGACCAAGATTATTCGGTTGAATTGTGCGGCGGCACTCACGTTCCGGCAACTGGTCATCTGGGTTTCTTCAAAATTACTTCCGAAGGCTCGGTAGCCGCGGGTATTCGCCGAATTGAGGCTATTACCGGACGAGCAGCAGAAACCTACGTACGAGAACAGGATGAACTTCTTTCTACCATTAAAGAAACGCTAAAAAGTCCCCGCGATCTTCAAAAGGCGGTACAGGCATTGGTAGAAGAAAAAAATCAGCTACAAAGGCAAATTGATGCGCTTCAGCAGGAAAAAGCTAGTGGAATACAACAGGAGCTAGCCAGTAAAACCCAGACAATTAACGATACTTCCGTGATTATTGAGAAAGTGGCCTTACCACAGGCCGATATGCTCAAGCAGCTTTCATTTAATCTGAAAAATCAAGTTGATAACCTAGTGATGGTTATCGCGGCTAATATCCAGGGAAAACCGCAGATTTCGGTAGTGATTGATGAGAAGCTTACCAAAACCCACGACTTACATGCCGGACAACTGGTGAAGCAACTGGCTAAACACATAAAAGGAGGCGGCGGTGGGCAGCCCTTTTTTGCTACGGCCGGAGGAAAAGATGTAACTGGATTAGAAAAAGTGTTAGAAGAGGCCGACGTTCTTATTAAGAATACTTTAGGCACTTAG
- a CDS encoding DUF4783 domain-containing protein encodes MIYLCRKACLWALLSLLAGSVQPLQAQADVINNVRDALKSGSSRELSKYLNNTIEISINGEQTSYSRNQAEFVLKDFFAKYPPKDFRYVHQGSSKEGVKYTIGTLIHERGEFRVVMLIKQFGGSYLVDKIDFNRE; translated from the coding sequence ATGATTTATTTGTGCAGAAAAGCATGTTTGTGGGCATTACTTAGTTTACTAGCCGGAAGTGTGCAACCGCTTCAGGCGCAGGCTGACGTAATCAACAATGTACGCGACGCTTTGAAGTCGGGAAGCTCGCGAGAGCTAAGCAAGTACTTGAACAATACCATTGAGATTAGTATTAACGGGGAACAGACCAGCTACAGTCGCAACCAGGCCGAATTTGTTCTGAAAGATTTTTTTGCCAAATATCCGCCCAAAGACTTTCGCTATGTGCACCAAGGTTCTTCTAAAGAAGGAGTAAAGTATACCATCGGAACACTGATCCACGAGCGGGGTGAGTTCCGAGTGGTAATGCTAATCAAACAGTTCGGTGGTAGCTATCTGGTTGATAAGATTGACTTTAATCGGGAATAA